From Azospirillum baldaniorum, the proteins below share one genomic window:
- a CDS encoding ABC transporter substrate-binding protein, with product MALLSSGGARAEATDLTIAIQYGLSYLPLMVAKNHGLIEKYAAAEGIGPIKINWLVLNGGVAANDALLSGNAQIVSAGISPLLAAWDRTRGGIGVKAISGLDSSAFWINSNNPNVRSIRDLTDKDRIAVPAVKVSINSVVLQIAAEKEFGPGHHYDFEALTTPLSPPDATAALVSGKTEITGHVTTPTYGTLQLAHPNVHRIFNSRDVIGEATLVLSYTTQKFYDENPKLTAAVVKAMGDGFALIKRDKAEAARIYLAEERSKLTQDEVVALLNNPDISYSQIPHNTGVIADYMHRTGSIKTKPASWKDYTLPILHSETGS from the coding sequence GTGGCCCTCCTTTCCTCCGGTGGCGCGCGGGCCGAGGCGACGGACCTGACCATCGCCATCCAGTACGGGCTGAGCTACCTGCCGCTGATGGTCGCCAAGAACCACGGGCTGATCGAAAAATACGCTGCGGCGGAGGGGATCGGGCCGATCAAGATCAACTGGCTCGTTCTGAACGGCGGCGTGGCCGCCAACGACGCTCTGCTGAGCGGCAACGCCCAGATCGTCTCGGCCGGCATCTCGCCGCTTCTGGCGGCTTGGGACCGGACACGGGGCGGCATCGGCGTGAAGGCCATTTCGGGCCTGGACTCCTCCGCCTTCTGGATCAACAGCAACAACCCCAACGTCCGCAGCATCCGCGACTTGACCGACAAGGACCGCATCGCGGTGCCGGCGGTGAAGGTCTCCATCAACTCGGTCGTTCTTCAGATCGCCGCGGAGAAGGAGTTCGGGCCGGGGCATCATTATGATTTTGAAGCGCTGACCACGCCGCTCAGCCCGCCGGACGCCACCGCGGCCCTGGTTTCCGGCAAGACGGAAATCACCGGCCACGTCACCACGCCGACCTACGGCACCCTCCAACTCGCCCACCCGAACGTCCACCGCATCTTCAATTCGCGCGACGTGATCGGCGAGGCGACGCTGGTGCTGAGCTACACCACGCAGAAGTTCTACGACGAGAACCCGAAGCTCACCGCCGCCGTGGTGAAGGCGATGGGCGACGGCTTCGCGCTGATCAAGCGCGACAAGGCCGAGGCCGCCCGCATCTATCTGGCGGAGGAGCGCAGCAAACTGACCCAGGACGAGGTCGTGGCGCTGCTCAACAACCCCGACATCAGCTATTCCCAAATCCCGCACAACACCGGTGTGATCGCCGACTACATGCACCGCACCGGCTCGATCAAGACCAAGCCGGCCTCGTGGAAGGACTACACACTCCCGATCCTGCACAGCGAAACGGGGAGTTGA
- a CDS encoding TauD/TfdA dioxygenase family protein yields the protein MSLPNGFDIKPINGNIGAELRGVTLSGDLHPAVLKAIQDAVHEYKVIFVRDQHHIDDARQEAFGRLWGSLVGHPTVPSLGGTEGILDVDGSRGERASSWHADITFLGDYPSITILRPHELPDRGGDTLWGNTVAAYAELPEPLRELADKLRAIHTNQYDYVGDRGNVREDGLKRFNEVFTSTVYETEHPLVSVHPVTGERTLLVGHFLQRLVGFGTSDSNRLIGIFTDHATRPENTVRWHWSPGDVAIWDNRATIHRAVDDYGDRPRVVRRTTVAGDVVVGVDGRPSVTRVLGRKPSLAA from the coding sequence ATGAGTCTTCCCAACGGTTTCGACATCAAGCCCATCAACGGCAACATCGGCGCCGAACTGCGCGGCGTTACCCTGTCCGGCGATCTGCATCCGGCGGTGCTGAAGGCGATCCAGGACGCCGTCCATGAGTACAAGGTGATCTTCGTCCGCGACCAGCACCACATCGACGACGCCCGGCAGGAAGCCTTCGGGCGGCTGTGGGGCAGCCTGGTCGGCCATCCGACCGTCCCGTCGCTCGGCGGGACCGAAGGCATCCTGGATGTGGACGGGTCCCGCGGGGAGCGCGCCAGTTCCTGGCACGCCGACATCACCTTCCTCGGCGATTATCCCAGCATCACCATCCTGCGCCCGCATGAACTGCCGGACCGCGGTGGCGACACGCTGTGGGGCAACACGGTGGCGGCCTACGCCGAACTGCCGGAGCCGCTGCGCGAGTTGGCCGACAAGCTGCGGGCGATCCACACCAACCAGTACGATTACGTGGGCGACCGCGGGAACGTCCGTGAGGACGGGCTGAAGCGCTTCAACGAGGTCTTCACCTCCACCGTTTACGAGACGGAGCATCCGCTGGTCTCCGTGCACCCTGTCACCGGCGAGCGCACCCTGCTGGTCGGGCATTTCCTGCAACGGCTGGTCGGCTTTGGCACCTCCGATTCCAACCGGCTGATCGGCATCTTCACCGACCACGCCACCCGTCCGGAAAACACGGTGCGCTGGCACTGGTCGCCGGGCGATGTGGCGATCTGGGACAACCGCGCCACCATCCACCGCGCCGTCGACGATTACGGCGACCGTCCCCGCGTCGTCCGCCGCACGACGGTGGCCGGTGATGTGGTGGTCGGCGTCGATGGCCGTCCCAGTGTGACCCGCGTGCTTGGCCGCAAGCCGAGCCTCGCCGCTTGA
- a CDS encoding ABC transporter substrate-binding protein, translating into MFHPGRVIRHALCALAGLGLAAAALAGPAAAEGRIRIAEQYGLGYLPLHVLRHQKLIEKHGKELGLDVTVEWVQLSGGAAMNDALLSDSIDLGSAGVGPLLTIWDRTKGNANVKAIAALNSMPLFLTTTNPTVKTLKDFTDKDKIALPAVKVGVQARVLQMAVEKEFGEGKFDALDKLTVSLPHPDATAALLSGSSEITGHISGPPFQYQQLRDPKIHKVFSSYDVLGGPHTFNLIWAKEAFRTKNPKTYQAFLGALKEAMDVINADHSVAADIYLAQNRGDLDKAFVISILDDPDNQFTVAPARVGAFADFMHKVGAMKNKPASWKDLFFEDLHGETGS; encoded by the coding sequence ATGTTCCATCCTGGACGTGTCATCCGCCACGCGCTCTGCGCCTTGGCCGGGCTGGGGCTTGCCGCCGCAGCGTTGGCCGGTCCGGCGGCGGCGGAAGGCCGGATACGGATCGCCGAACAGTATGGGCTGGGCTACCTGCCGCTGCATGTGCTGCGCCACCAGAAGCTGATCGAGAAGCACGGCAAGGAGCTGGGACTCGACGTCACCGTGGAGTGGGTGCAGCTTTCCGGCGGCGCGGCGATGAACGACGCGCTGCTGTCGGACAGCATCGATCTGGGGTCGGCGGGCGTCGGGCCGCTGCTGACCATCTGGGACCGCACCAAGGGCAACGCCAACGTCAAGGCCATCGCCGCCCTGAACAGCATGCCGCTGTTCCTGACCACCACCAACCCGACCGTCAAGACGCTCAAGGACTTCACCGACAAGGACAAGATCGCCCTGCCGGCGGTGAAGGTCGGCGTCCAGGCCCGCGTGCTCCAGATGGCCGTGGAGAAGGAGTTCGGAGAGGGCAAGTTCGACGCGCTCGACAAGCTGACCGTCTCGCTGCCGCACCCCGATGCCACCGCCGCCCTGCTGTCCGGCTCGTCGGAGATCACCGGCCACATCTCCGGCCCGCCGTTCCAGTACCAGCAGCTGCGCGATCCGAAGATTCACAAGGTCTTCAGCTCCTACGACGTGCTGGGCGGGCCGCACACCTTCAACCTGATCTGGGCGAAGGAAGCCTTCCGGACCAAGAATCCCAAGACCTATCAGGCTTTCCTCGGCGCGCTGAAGGAGGCGATGGACGTCATCAACGCCGACCATTCCGTGGCGGCGGACATCTATCTGGCGCAGAACCGGGGCGACCTCGACAAGGCCTTCGTCATCAGCATCCTCGACGACCCGGACAACCAGTTCACCGTCGCCCCCGCCCGCGTCGGGGCTTTCGCCGACTTCATGCACAAGGTCGGCGCCATGAAGAACAAGCCGGCCTCCTGGAAGGACCTGTTCTTCGAAGACCTGCACGGCGAAACCGGGAGCTGA